The DNA region cCCTGGAAAGAACACGCCCCACTACAATAAACTTAAATGAAATAAACTTTATTCTGGATCTGCATGAAATCATAAAAATTAGTGgttgtattattttctgttacagAACTTTGGATGCAGTATAACCTTTAACCCAAAAGATTCACATAGATATACATGGAGATATACACACACCAGGATGCACAAAGTGCtactaaaataacaaaaacaaagcaaaaatacgTTAGTGGCAATTTCCCTAAGGAAAGAAATACTCCACATTAGtctgaatgccacatttttcATTGGTCCCATTAcatcacagaaatataaaaaaaacaaaactactcacTCTTTAATCTCGTCTAATCCAAGACGCACATAATATCACAGTATTCTTTTAACACGCTCTGAACAAGTTAAACAGAATAAGCTCATTcttaaagaacaaaacaaatcatTTCCTCCACAAACAATGGTTAAAGAAATGCAAACTAACAAAAATGTATTACCATTTATCGTTACGGACATTATTCCCGTTACGGAACCCACTCACACAGCACTGGAACTTCATGGGAGTCGGGATCACTTCATCCATAAACATCAATCAGTTTTGTCTAACTAATATGTCACCGTCCCCTCATATATCAGCAATATACAtctttcaatgatttccaatctTCATGTTTGATAGCTACACCATCAACTAAATTCTGAACATTTACCTCTGCATTCACATCACACGGAGCCACACACCAAACTCAACTTTACGATGTCCACTTCCACAATTACTGGCGCACTGATGTCACTCATACGTGCGTGTCTTAAAGCGACAGCTACCAATTTCAGTGTCAGATTTCAAATATCCACTCCGTAACTACccgggtacatactgtatatataatttatataatatttatatattatttattcttCTTTCCAAAAGCATGGTGACCACCACATTAGAATACAGATAGAATTGAAATCTTACTGCACAGTGTATGAAAGGTGTCTGAAAGATTAAAAATACTATTCAGAATATTTAATTGAACTTCAAAACATaccaaaaaaatgttaaaatctcaAAGGATATTGTAAcacattataaaaatgtatataaccTAAAGTGtgagaaaacagaaatataattttagTCTTAAATTCAGCCTTACTTAAgacttaaaatgtactgtagaactACTGTTTAGTGGGTAATGTAGTTCAGGCAAGAACCACCATTTTGTCTGAATCTACCACTCTCTTACAATATGTTCTCGACTTTAAGTGCCGGTCAACATTGATTATATTGTTCTTGTTAAGACTTGAAATAAAGAGGCACAAAAAAGGTTATaaagatgtgaaaaagaaaagttcTATCATTTTAAGAAATATGGATGTGTTATGGAACATTGAATACAAATTAGAGAAAGGAATTTTGAATTCAAGTTGCAGTATACATTGATTCACATTAATAACCAAAAATTTACATAAAAAACTATTGTTTGACAAAATAGCTACTGTAAACAATTCCCAAATCCTTAATaacaaagaatgaaaatgaaatgctcACGTGGATTTATACTCCATGAATAATCCAggctttcttttttaacataGGACATTATCCATCCAAAATATCCATATTTACTGTAACTATCTCTCTCAATTAATATACATTTGACTTTTTTGTcagttttgtcatttttcttgTGAAATTGCTGTGCACTTTTGAATATGTTCCCAAACCCACGGAACCCCCCAACACTGTTGTTTCCAAGAATTGCAAAGTTTGCTCAAATGAAGGAGATCAGGAGATCAGTGTTGTAAAGTATTCGGGACATACGAACTCCTGTCAAACCCATCTTAATTCATTCTAGAACAGTTGGTCTACATCATATCTCCATAAACAAAACTAGGATGCATCCATTAATTAAGAAAGACATCTAATAAATGGAAATTAAGTGATTTTTAAAAGTGTCACTGAGATACTTCTATTCTGCATGATCTCAcaacaataaatatatttactcACAGTCATACAAAACCCAATTTTACAGCCACCTCATCAGAGTTGCTGCATTTGAAATATTCCCCTCCTGTCTTTATACAGGTGGCTTTGGCCCCTATAAGGTTTGCATCTATTCAGAAAAGTTACAGGTTCTGTAGAATTTTTTAATCTTTCCCTTTTACAATCTACCATTATACCAGtgtgaaagaaaaatactgcaatttattttaatgattaaGGATCAGTAGTGCTCACATCTACTGTAATGAAATGCTCTGAAAGGCTTGTCAGGAAGAACATTAACACAATGGTACCTGAGTGCttagaccccctgcagtttgcaGGCCCACTGATGATGCTATTTCCCTGGATCTTCACATTGCCCTGGCTTATTTGGATCCTGAAGACACATATGTCAGAATGCTATTCTTTAATTACAGCTCCGCATTTAACACTATGACTAGTCAGGAAGCTTAATTAACTAGACATCAGCACCTCTCTATGCAGCTGGATTATGGAGTCCCTGACTGGCAGTTTACAGACTGTAAGGGTCTATGGAAGTCCTTCTTCCACACTGAccgtcaatatactgtacagtagctgcccCTCggggctgtgtgcttagccccCTGCTTTTCCTTGTTCACCCATTATTGTTTGGCCAAACACAGGTCCAACTCCATCTACAAATATGTTGGTGACACTACCATCATTGGCTGAATCACCAGTAATGACGAGACAGCCTCCAGTGATGAGGTCAGGAACATGCAGGGGTGGTGCCTTGACAAAACCCCTCagcatcagcaaaaccaaagagctgatcaTCAATTTTAGAAAGCAGGGTGGGGGCCACACCCAAATTTACATCAATGTGGTGGCTGTAGAGATGATTAGCATCTTTAAATTCCTGGGTAATTTCATTGCTAAAGATTTAACTTGGTCCCAGCATGTAACTGGAGCTACCACAAAAGGCACAACAGTGCCTTTATTTCCTCAGACAGTTGAAAAAATGTGGTCTATCTTCAACTGTCCTTATCACATTtcaggtcagcccagtccatcatTGAAGTACAGCTCCCCTCTATTGTGGACATTTTTAGAACTTGCTGTCTCAGGAAGACTGGAAGTATCACTAAGGACAACAATCATactggtttctcacttttctccccACTTCCCCACTCTGGTAAGCATTacaggagcataaaggcacaaaCGTCTAGATTCAGAGACAGCTTCTTCCCACAAAATGTCAGATTATTAAACTTTACCCCTACCACTGtctcacactgatgtttttttttctcacactggttgtctgacattttttaagttgtatgttaATTAACttattgttgctgctgctgttctttaTGTTTGGTGATTCCTCTTTTTATTGCAAATACGCACCTGtgcaaatgacaaataaacagaactGAACTAGAAGGCtatggtgctttaaaaagggGACTATTACTCCCATAAAGTGATACTTCTGGAATGcactcaataaaaatgattacatttcTTCTAGTTCAATAAGTTTACCTGTCTcagtcatttgttttttgtctcattattattttctttgttattaTACATTTATCATCATTTATCAGTTATAATAGAAGACATGAGTTCAAGGAGAAATTCATATATTAAGCCCAGTTTTCATATAAAACTATAAGAGACTTCTATAACACATTTATCAGTGCTCCTGAAACCCCCTCTGGATCCTGCAGTGTGTGCTGGGCTCTAAAATAATATTCAGGAGTCAGTACTGCTGTGGGTTTGGACTCAATACAGTAGAAAAGAGAAAGACAGGCTGGagctcacatacagtacctgctttATGTATCCTTATAGTTCTGAAAGACAACAATATGacaaattaataattgtcaATAAGAAACTTGTatgaagtgtgtttgaaaaatataaaaagtaataattttaatacaacatagaacatttatttaaaattctaCAACAACTGTACATAACATACTTTTAAACGTGAGAAGTCATTCTGGAATGACATTTCGAGTCATTCTGTAAAATTCCTGAACACTACAGGAGATTTTCTAGCTATAAATACTAGATTCACTGCTTACTCACAGCAGAACTACTCATTATTACTGTAATCTAAAAAATGCAGTGTTACACTAAAGCAAAGTGCACACTACAGCTGTCAGTTCCCTACAACCTCCTGCAAGTTCATACAAAGCTAGTTCCACGAGGTGGTGAAGTGATTAATTTATCAGAGTATATTGGAAGAGTGtaagaattattactttaatacATGCATGGATTTTGTTGATGGGATACTCTACGTAGAATAGGGCATTGACCATTCAAAGCATAAAACTGGCCAATAAACCACTAAGAGAAAGCTTTGTCTGTTCCTGACGTCCGTGTTcaaatgcagagcccggaacagtgTCTGGATTTTAATGTGGGCTGGAActgggagcaggtgcacaaaatcaactaaaatgtgaaagagccgaagcacccttaagggggagggattacaatcgtgacaccTTCTAGCGTGagtcagttttaattaaaatactcaACATTctagttttacattttctttcccACTGTTACTACAGTAATATCATTATTGACACAATTATCTGGAATTGATCTACATTCAATTTTAATACACAGCTgtgttgtcttttcttttcttgaaatACAAACCCTTTTAGGAGTAATAAATACAGTCCAATTTATACTTGTTCCTACATACAAACGTCTTGGGAAAGGTTATGGAATGTTAATAAAGAGACATTCTTATATTCCTTTTAGTGTTTGATTAACTACACAAATCACACCCCTAAGCCATAAATTCCCGACTCCTACTCTCTCATTATGATGTCTACTTACTATACTACATGGAGGTTATCGAAGCACAATGCGAGAATCTTTTGTCGTCTTGAGCTTGATTTCAGAACTTTCTCATAGTCTAGAAACTTCAGAGGGACCGTGACTATACTGCGTCCTACAAGTCTCGTGTCATAAATCAAGAAAGGAACAATTCTATTATTTACttcttttactttcatttaTTGATGAATTACCTGAAACAAGTTGATTCAACAAACAACTTTTAATTTCTATTAAATGCCTCTGCACAGATCTTTATTGtaactgtaaaaaaatgtattattcacaCATTATGAGATTATGGTAACTATTTCAACTAATGTTAAGAAAGACTGGACATCACACGAAAATGACAATATTTTAGTTATACAAAATGTATAGTAGAAAATCATGAACAACACTCCAGTGTATAATTTCCTAAGTGaatcagaaatacattttaccagGCATTTTACACAAAATCTACTTCACCATTCAGAGTATTAAAGCAAAACATAAGACACTATTACAATtagattactgtatgtttgtaatatttctttataCTGAATCCCTTGTATTATTGTTAATGGCACAGCATGGCTCACCTTGGCTAttgaaaaatcaataaaatatttaataatgggAGCATACTGGAAAGTGTATTGAATTGTGTATTGTATATGCTGATGCAAAATCTCCATATATTCAATCCCTTTCCTTACCAAAGACTGTATAGAAAGCTTCAGTCTATAGTAATAATTTATCTCAAGGTATCCATCCTTTCCTGCAATGAATCTCAGAGAGCAGTACATAAAGTAAAGTTCTAGTAAAATCTGTAAGTTAGGATGGACTCTTTGATATTGGGTGGAGAGACAGTAGGTAAAGCTCAGCAGTCTCTAGATTTTATAGTTTTGGAGAGAATACAATCTGACTGACTTGCTGTGGAATCAGAATTTTCCCTTTTGTCCCTTATAAAGTTAAACTAACTTCCAACATGATAGTGATGTTCTCTTCATTCTTCCACATGGGGCAGCACTGAATTTCAATTCAAACCTTAAACTACATTTATCATTGGAGTAGCATTCAAGCTACACAGGAGGTGATCCAAGTAGAATTCAAAAGTAGGACAGAAGAAATTTGAGGCCACGATGTTATTTTTACTGTCTTCCTGATTTAGAGCATCCTATGAAGTTATTTCAGGAGACAGAGGCATATACAATGTTCAGGATTAGCATATTGCTAATTACAAACAGAAAAATCCAAAAGAAGTTATAGTATTGTCACAGTTTCACAAAAGCCTGCACAATCCCTTACCAATTCCTACTCAAGCAGACACATTACCCAATTACCCAATCACTCATGTTGGCACCCAACTATACAAGGACTCAATCTACAATTCACCATGCTGCCTTACTTCTGATGTTCCGGTTTTTCAACCTACACCTGTCAAGACTAGTTTAAAGGATCTGCGATCTGGATAAATACAGCTACTTCTTCCTTATACCACAGCCCTTAGACCAGCCCCAGTCCCGCATAagatttcagttttcagttaCCTCACTGTAACAAGTATATGAGTAAGAAGTACAAACTCCACTGGTTTCATTAATTATCCATCTATTTATATTCTGAATGCTTTATACAGTACTGGGTTCAAGGGTTCATTTTTTATGTGTATTCTTACTGTAATGTGCATAAACAACATCCAGAAATTGAGCACCTTTATTCAAACAGCAAACCTCACTAAACCCTAATCTGGATGGGTTTCTCACAATAGCTCTGCCCTGATCTTCACCCTTATCACACTTTATTATTATCCACTGTTATAGACACCTTCACTGGGCAGATTCGCAAAGAAATAGCATCAAGAGACCAGAAAAATGGAAACACTTTCTCTGTGTAGGTATGTTTAATAGTGCAGATAGCTGTCATGTACTTGGAGTCAAAGAATGAGACCTTCCCCCTGTCATAGTCCAGATGCACTCTGATTTTCTGGGGTTTCCTCTTCAGATTGAGTTGTGCCCATGGTGAGGTCAATGCTCTATAAACCCCATCCCACAGACCTATAGCCCAGATTCCTCTTTCAGGGCTCAAAGTGATTGAACCTTTTCTGTTAAGGGATTTTTTGGCCACACCCAAAGCCCAGTGAGTGTTCTGCCCCACCTCAATATCCCAGCAGTGTCTACCTGAGGTGAATCCCTCAGAGCCCAGCACACAAGTAGAGTAATCAAATCTCTCTGGGTTGTCAGGAAGCTGCCATCTCACAGTACACACTCTCAAAGTGGTTAGATCCTTAGACAGTAAGAGGAGGGGGTGTCCAGTGTTTGGATCCAGTGTCACTGTAgctaataggaaaaaaaaaaaggaactcaACACTGATTTGCTCAAAGACATCGTTTtgatgaataaatattttaattgtccTGGAGGAAACCGGTGttaacacagggagaatatttacacagaaagcaccacaggaattgaacccagagccacaATGTTGGGGAGTAGCAGTGCTAACCAGCGCACCAATGTGCCACCAATCTCTAGCAACTTTAGCAACTAAAGTAATGTAAAGTTGATagaaatgtatataaatatcATCTCAACAATTGTTGTACTAACAGGTGTAGAATATGCATTGCTTGGAACAAGAAAGAAACAATTAGCCTTACTGTAACTACAATCAAAAGTATTATAATGAAAAGTGACAATATCggtttgtattgtattgtgcCTGTAAACTCATTTTAACAGACCTGTGGAGTTACTGACATTAATAGCAAACACCAGACAACATTAGGCTGATGAAATGTAAGTAAGATTTTGGATCAAAGCAAATTCTAGTCAGTGACATGTGATGACATAACTAATGAGCATACATacaggtggatgttgcacacTTGTGGTGGTGAAAGGttaccattacctgtaaagcgctttgagtggagtgtccagaaaagcgctttataagtgtaagcaattattattattatacacacTGTCAGGAGAGGATCAATAGGACAAACTAGCCATGTAGTGACACCTGTTGAGCAAACTCCAGAGCTCTTACACAAACAGTCATACTCCTACTGCTTTTATCTGATTGACTCCTCACTTCTCAAAGTTCCTCTTCCTGTATGGTGAAAAACTGTAAATCCCTCCCCCTTGTGACAAACTGGCCATGTAGAGAAAACTGGAGTACACTTGTAGAGAAAACTGGAGTAGATCATTCACCTCTCTTCAGGGCTCTTACACAGTCACACTATTACTACTTTAATCTGATTGACTCTACAATTCACAATGTTAATCCTGTACTCTGAAAACCTGTAAATCCCCTTCCCCCATGTGATCCCTGCCCCCCAGTACTCACTGTACTGAACAATTCCCAGCATCTTCTCCCAGACTCTGTACTTCAGAGAGCCCAGGTGCTTGGCAACATCTATCAGTGCTCCTGAAACCCCCTCTGGAtcctgcagtgtgtgttgggCTCTGCAATAATATTTAGGTGTCAGTGCTGTAGGTTTGAACTCAGTACAATGAAAAAAGACGAATGACAAAAGGCTAGATTTCACATACCTGTGCCTTGTGTGCTTGTAGTTCTGAAATACAATAACATCAATTGTTACTAATTATTCTCTAAGAGAAATACGTTCTAAGAGAAATAGTTCTGTGGGACTAAAGAGGACACTGGATAACAATAGAGTTCTATCTTTCTGATAAGTGACCATAACATTACAGCCAAAGTTGGAAAAGAGATCAAATTGTAGAcctgtatgattttttttaagatggaATAGGTAATATTATATCATACATAATATTTCATTAATTTTCACAGCatttaacataaaatataatGCAGCAGAGCAATAAAATGCACATAACataacttaaaaaataagaaattagacTCCTATGATAACTAACTCTATTATTAAAATCCTTcacatttcaaatttaaaatcaatGAAGAGCTGTCTGCAATTTCCTACTTTACATTGGGGTTATCAGTGTAGTATGCCTTCAATAAAAATgatgtctgattttttttatttaactccTGAATGGGTATTACTGTTTGGATGAGTACTTGCAAATCTGTGAAAATTCAGAAGAATTTCACAGCATTAGACAGCCAACTCAGATAAGACAATGTTAATCTGCACTGACATtatctacagtacctgtagGAATGAAATGTCTTCAGCTCCCATCTCTTTTTCTATGGCTCTGATTGTGTCTGAAAGGGATGAGATCTCTCTTGTAAGACTGTCAGTCTTCTTCTTCATCATTTGACTCTTCTGTTCCTCTTCCTCCTTCAGTGCAGCTATTCTGGCTGCCTCTTCATCTCGCAGAAACTGGTGAAGTTTATCAAACTCCTCAGTTATGAGTGTCTTTGTTAGCTGAGTCTGCGACTGGAATTAAAAGTGTTCATTACTGGTTAAATTCTGCTGACACTGTGTGAATCTTACAGTTAATTTTTCGCAAAATGGAGACTTTATTTGGAGGGATATTCTCTGTAGCAGGAAGGGTAATATTATAAATGTCAACAGTTcacattaataaatataattaaaagtgtAAACTTAATAAGAAATACTTATATTCCAGTACCCATAGGAGCACAGTGTACCATACTTGACAGTGAAATGTTTatgaatgaattattttttcagagACTGAAAGGGACTCtgactgaattatttttttagagaCTGATCCTCTCAGATGTATTCAAAGCTATTCATCTTTCTGTTAACTTCTGACAATTTTCTGAAAGTATTTTATATTCTTTATATTCTTTTAAACAAGATTACCTTAATGTGCTCTGTTGTTTGATCAAATGTCTGTTTAACTTTATTGAAAGTTTTCAGCTTCTTCTGCAGGGTCTTCAGTTCAACACTGAGGTTTTCCTGGAACAAGTCACAGGAGACGTTCACTCTTAACAGTAGATAAAAACTAAGGGACTTCATTGCaaacacacaggaaaaaaatctgttaaaaatcAGATAAATTTCATTACTTCATGTCCTGATTCATTTTAATTGAGGGAAATCTCTACACTGGCTTCCATTGAGGGAGAGAAGGAGTAAGGAAGACATTTCCCTCCATTGTTatatttttggaaaaacaaataatgtatATTGCAAGTAGGGCAAAAGAAGGTCAAATGATATGGGCGCCTTTTACCTATGTTAACCCAGAAACCCCTAACTTCAAGGTCAGcagccattttgtttttgttgagaTGGCAGTTTCAGCCATCTAAAAACTTTGGGTTACTTGGAACTATCccaataataggtttattccatgctgaaaagagaagaaagaaaacaccatgtttcggctgtggagccttcttcaggtgtaagtgGTGTAAGTgtacacttgaagaaggctacacagccaaaacattgttttctttcttctcttttcagcatggaataaacctattacttgtccctttgcagcctaggCATGCAGAtggagctacccacctgaactacttacaTATTTATACAAACAATCTGGGAAAGGAATGAGGAATATTCTtcactttatttaattacaaattatatacattacatttttaaataaaacatttaatccaAATTTAATGTTCTAAAGTGAAATTTGTAATAagtgaacaaatattttaaagacaaacTTCTAAACTGATAGTAAATGAAATACATTATGTCTCACCCGACAATCCACAACAGCCTCCTCCAAAGGACAGAACTCATGGTTTCTATGTTTTCTTGAAGTGTGGCAGATGAAGCAGACAGGATCTTTATCATCTAAACAGAAGAGTTTGAGTTTTTCATTATGCAGACTGCAGAGCATTTCAGATTCTCCTGGAGATTTCTGACTTCTCTCCTGCAAGAAGGCTTCAcacagtttcttgagagacaggctcacaggTGGTTTGTCTTTAGAAATTGTTCTGCAATATGGACATTCCCAAGAGCTGTTTTGTTCCCATTGTTGCTCCAGACAGACTTTACAGAAGCTGTGGCTGCAAGAAAGTACAACAGGATCCCTGAAGATTTCAtagcacactggacaggagagTTCGTCTTCCAGAACTAAAGATCTGGCTGCCATTATTTCCCAGAGTTGCCCGTCCTGTTCACTGTAATGGCTTCAGGACAAAGTCTTAGGTTTGTTATCAGTTATACTTTGTGCTTATAAATAGTGCTGGTTAAATTCAGAGAATATCATTTCTTGTGAAATTCTTATGTTTGCCATTTAAtgcttactgtatacagtacatgtatgatttatttttcatattttcaatttttaaaaagtggtgGATTTCATAGAGGACTAATCAATCTATCTACAGTTTTTAACCATTACTTCCAATTCCCGGTTTCAATCAGCAAGCAATCAGCGCAAAGTAGGGTACACCTCAggcaggatgccagtcctttgcaaggcagacagacacaagcacaaacacacacttacaccagggccaattttctcaggTTCCAATTAATCTAACAGTATGTATTTGAACTGTAGTAGGAAACCTAACCCCTTGATTATCTTAATCAGAAACTTGGACCTCCATCCCCTTTTGGGAAGCTCTCTCTGGAGCTCTCCCTCAGAGCTTCCTGGTGTGCTGTATTTGCAATTTATTAAATAAGGAGGAGCTCAGCTATACAGTATCCAGGGGGCATAATGACACAAGCTTGTTCAGGCAGAATGGGTCTTTGACCCATTTGGACTCTGTTTGAATGAAAGGATTTGTGACAGGAAGTCAGCGTTGACATGTTCCTTATCTATTCTGTACTCAATCTGATACTGGAACATCTGGAACCACCAGGTGGAGTCTCATCAGAAAAGCTTGATCTGAAGGTTTTTCCTCTTACAATCTTTTTGTCTTTCTTCTCACAGAACTGTACTGGAAGCAACCACTCTTCACTGGTAACAAAGGGTATATTTGTCACATTTCAACAAGGTTCGCATTGCACAAGAAATCAGTATAAGAATCTTTACATGCAAATGTCCATAAAACAGTACAGATGTGAATATAATATATGAATTAGTTTTCAGGATCTTGCTTACGACTTGTAAGAGCTGGAACAGATCTGCTTTTCCCCAGCTACACATTTCAGCCTGCTCTACTGCTCTCCAGTTGTACTCAGAAGTTATGGTCAGATAAGACAATCAGTAAACCATTTGCATATAATGGACTTACCATTTTAAGACCTCAGGCCTCATGCCTTTGCATCTTGATCTTCTCCTCGAATATTACAAACTGGAGTGGAGTTCAATACCCACACGGAACAACCTCACAACTAAACATCAAGACATAGGTCCTAGTCTGAGAAGCAGACAGCACTGACACCTCATAGTCCTGTAGCACCTCCCTCAGTTCATAAGCATGAGTTTGGTCAGGACAGGGCCTAGGCAGGTGTGGGGATTAGTACCACTGACTGGTTGGTGCACAGTTGGAGCTTCTTCCAATAGGCAAGAGATTTGCCTTAATGAGACATTAACCTGTACTGGTGTATGTGCTCATGTAGCAGACAGCACCTTGGGGTATGAGCCTTCCTGGAAATAGTGAGGTCATTGTTTCAAAGAGTGCCACTTGATCACTAAAAATTGTGTCTTACTGGGTGATGTTTGGGTTTATCGATTCTATTGATCAATAAAGAtctgtaaattatttattttgtgcaaGGCATTCCTTTATTGTCAGAACTTAACTTTGATTCCATAgctgcaatatatatatataatatgataAACATATATGTACACACTATTCTAAATGAATTAGAATATAGTgtatgaattaataataataatagctaacattaatatagtgcttttctggacactccactcaaagcccaggggaaatttggccaggtcaccagggtaacacccctacttttttcaagaaattctctgggattttaaatgaccacagagagtcagg from Lepisosteus oculatus isolate fLepOcu1 chromosome 11, fLepOcu1.hap2, whole genome shotgun sequence includes:
- the LOC102685860 gene encoding zinc-binding protein A33-like — its product is MAARSLVLEDELSCPVCYEIFRDPVVLSCSHSFCKVCLEQQWEQNSSWECPYCRTISKDKPPVSLSLKKLCEAFLQERSQKSPGESEMLCSLHNEKLKLFCLDDKDPVCFICHTSRKHRNHEFCPLEEAVVDCRENLSVELKTLQKKLKTFNKVKQTFDQTTEHIKSQTQLTKTLITEEFDKLHQFLRDEEAARIAALKEEEEQKSQMMKKKTDSLTREISSLSDTIRAIEKEMGAEDISFLQNYKHTRHRAQHTLQDPEGVSGALIDVAKHLGSLKYRVWEKMLGIVQYTTVTLDPNTGHPLLLLSKDLTTLRVCTVRWQLPDNPERFDYSTCVLGSEGFTSGRHCWDIEVGQNTHWALGVAKKSLNRKGSITLSPERGIWAIGLWDGVYRALTSPWAQLNLKRKPQKIRVHLDYDRGKVSFFDSKYMTAICTIKHTYTEKVFPFFWSLDAISLRICPVKVSITVDNNKV